Part of the Aythya fuligula isolate bAytFul2 chromosome 11, bAytFul2.pri, whole genome shotgun sequence genome, CTGTTGCCCACATGGCTCCCCTGGTATGAAGCCTGTTTGGCCTTGTGGTgggtttttggaaaaaaaaaaaaaaaaaaaaaaaaaaaaaaaaaagctccctccttccctgctctcacAGATCACTTCCAATGTGTGCAAGGAAGTGGGGGGGACCTTGTGAGGGGTTAATGTTATACAACATCTGTGGTATGACAGACACAAAAGTTGCCGACCTTATCAAGATGATCTATGCTTCAGGCATCTTGTGAAATTTCACAGCTGAACTTGGTTGCTAGCATCGGGTCAGTGGGGTAACAGACCTTTTTCTGGAGCCAAAGATAGACCCTTCACAAGCCACATCTACGTCcttttaatgtaatttctcCTCTCCCAGTCCACCCCCTCCCCATACACCCATGCCAGTTCCATATCTAAAACTCATTTCTCCCCAAATGTCCCTGCTCAAACATGTGGCTGTTCAGCACAAAGAagtacagaatcatagaactctttgggtgggaagggacctttaaagatcatctagtccatcCCTCTGCCATTGGCAGGGACATGTTTCCCTAcatcaggctgcccaaagccccatccaacctggtcttgaatgcttccagggatgggtcATCTACCTGGACAACCTattgtgcctcaccaccctctgagtgaagaatttcttcctaacatctgatctaaatctacccCCTTTTAGCTTAATAATTCTTAtcccttgttctatcactacatGCCCTTGTAAAAAGTCTCTCCCCATCTTTCTTACAGcccccctttaagtattgaatagtctccccagagccttctcttctccgagttgaacaaccccaactctctcagcctttttttttttttttttcaggagaggAGCCCCATCCTcctgatcatttttgtggcctTTCTCTGGACCTGCTTGAACAGgttcatgtctttcttgtgctggggaccccagggcTGAgcgcagtactccaggtggggtgtCACAAGAGCAGACCAATaagggagaatcacctcctttgacccTCTGGCCATGCTTGTTTttatgcagcccaggataccattggctTTTTGCTAGTatgctctcaatccattcatCTTTCAGTCTGTACTGATGTTTGGGATTGCCTAACCCAGGTGTATCACCTTGCACTTTGACTTGTTAAACTTGTTGAGGTTCACAggggcccacttctcaagcctgtccaggtccctctggatggccTCCCTTCCTTCTACCATGTCAACTGCAACACTAATTTTGTTGTTTGCAAACATGCTGAggggtgcacttgatcccattGTCTATGTCACTAATAATGATATTAAACAGCACAAGACCCAGTACAGATCTCTGAGGAACACCATTCATCACTGACCTCCACTTGGACACaaagccattgaccacaactctctgGAAGcggccatccagccagtttcttaTCCACCaaatggtccacccttcaaatctgTATCTCtcaaattcagagaaaataatgttttgtagGACACATCCTGATGCCTGCTTACCTATGCAGACACCTCAATAGATAATGTCTGTTCTCCTAAGCTTGCTTGCTCTCTTTGGGCATTTCCTAATACTCCTTCTGCTCCTTTACCCTCAGACTGTTGAGTCCAGGCAACATGGAAACAAGGATACAGAGAAGAGGTATGAACTCACATTTGCAACCCACGTGTCCACTGTCAGCAGTCCTTCAACCCTCTGCAGTGCCTTCCCAATGGCAGGACCTGATGCCAGAGCTGTTAAAGCCcttgtgggagatggtgtctTAAAGGCCCACAGGAAACCACAATTCTTGCCTCAAGTGCAAGTTCTAAGCCATGGTGAGGCCCTGTCCAGTGTATCTTCCACCAAGCACTTTGCCAGGGTGTTCCTCCAATATTTTGACACACAGGCAAGTCATCTGCAGGCACCCTTGCATCTACAGCCTTGTCCCTCCCATTGCACAGCCTAACAGCACAGGGAAGTCCTCCTTCTCAAGGGGTCCCTTTTAAGACAAGTCTTCCTGGAGGTGCCTCTGCTTTATCACTCCACTGCTGCAccccaaaatgctgttttccttcataACCATATTCCCACACTGCACGGATGGGGCTGGAGTTGCACCATCATTTGCTCTCTGATATGGTTGTGAGCTGTTCTGGAGTAATTCTCCCTGGCATTGGTTTGCAACTCTGTGACATAGCAATACTCATTTCTGATTGCCTGTGGGGATCACCACGGTGattttcaaaagccatctggaggTCCTGGGCAAGCAGTTACAGGTGACCCTGCTTAAGCAGGTGGGTTGAATCAGATGACCTtaagaggtcccttccaacctcagccactGAGTGATTCTAAGATCTCATGCAGCAGGATCCCTAACCACCTCCCATGCAGTCAGAGAAATACCACAGTTTGTGTTATCCTCCCCCCAACTCCCCAGAGGGCTATAGGGCCACGGACACTGGATTCAGTTTCTTGATACTCTTCTGGAGTAATAGCTGGAGTCCTTTTGGGTTACACCACAGTGCTTAAATATTCCTTAACTATGCTGCAATATAGGCATGATCTGAAACCTCCTTGGCTGCCTGAAATCCACAGGGTTATCTGCTCCACTAGTCTGGCAGATATATCACAGATTTATGGGAAAGTCACACTGTTTTGCACTAGAAGCAAAACAGGATGATGTAGGACTTTTATAGCACTGCTAGATATTTGTCTTCAAGCAACCAAATCAAGTTTCTTTCAGCTGTTCAACCAAATTACCCCTTAAATGCTGATGACTGTGCTGATTAGATTGTCATTGACTTTGATGGGGGTGTGGGTGTTGACTTACCTATAGATATTTACGGTCAAATATCATAATCTTGATCTGAATCCCAGCCATATATCCAGTCATCTGAATctctctatttcatttttactctCTGTTGGAATGAAATTATGTCCATGGGACAAGCAATCTTTTGGCATATTCTTCCTAAAAAcatgcaattttgttttctgactttgATGGTACTATGCTACCCATTAGTTTTATGTATCTTGGAGTCATGTGTTCTTAtgacagtgatttattttatacatactTTAAACTGAACAGTGTGTAGAAAAAGGGCAATAGACCTAAACATACTGTAATTAATATTCTGAATTTATGGCTTATTTCTGTAGTCTCTGTAATGTTTTGAACAGTTACGTTAAACATAGCATTTATTCAGTACATAGAGAATGTACATTTcctaattataaaaaaaaaaaaaaaaaaaaaaaaaaaaaaaaaaaagataaaatgtccAAACTCCTTATAGACTTTGAGGAAAACATtaattctttgattttattctttcaagtgcaaacaatttttagaaaataagcGCGTCTATCTGGGCAGATTCATCTTGCTGAACTGTCTCTTTCCAAACGTCTTCCTCAGAGCATGCTTTACCTCTTTGTTTCGTAAGCTGTAGATGATTGGGTTCAGCATAGGAGTTACTACTGTGTAAGAAAGAGCCACCAGTTTCCTGCTCTTTACCAAGAGTCTGGACTTTGGCTTTAAATGTATCAAGCCAGTTGTGCAGTAGAACAGTGTCACCACCACCAGGTGAGCAATGCAGGTGAAGAAAGCCTTGCGCCTTCCTTCAGAAGATGGCATTTGGAGGATGGCGTGGATTATCTGGATGTAAGACGCTGCTATCAAGACAAATGGGatcaaaacaattaaaacagtgGCAATGAACACAAGAAGCTCGAATAAGTATGTGTCTGAACAGACCAGATCTAGAACAGGAGCAATATCGCAAAAGAAATGCTTAATCTCCTTTGAGCCACAAAAGGGGTAGCTAAATAGCCAGCCAGTGAGTCCCACAGAAAGTGGAATACCAGCAATCCAGCATGCTATGACCATATGAAGACACACTCTCCTGTTCATTGTGGTGGTGTAGTGCAAGGGATGGCATATAGCCACATATCGATCATATGCCATGGCACCTAAGAGGAAACACTCAGAAGTGACAAAGAATATGACAAAGTAAAGTTGCAGGGCACAAGCAGAAAAGGAGATGACCTTTCTCTCCAACAGCAAATCCACAAGCATCTTGGGTACTATGTTTAATGTAAAGCAAATTTCAATTAAAGCCAAGTTTTTGAGAAAATAGTACATGGGAGTATGCAAGGCAGGGTCAGTGGTTGCAACTAAAATGATGAGAAAGTTCCCTGTCATTGTGATTAGGAACATCAGGAGGATTCCCTCAAAGAGGAAGACCTGAAGAGTGGCAAGCTGCGAGAACCCCTGCAAGGTGAAGTATGTCTGGTTTTTGAGACCCAGTTCTTCGTCTGCTTCCATGTGAAAGAACAACCCAGCCTGTATCAGCcaataaaaaagacatgaagaagaaaaatctttatagGGATGAAGATAAAATAGTGAGTGTGTCTGAAACCTGTTCCATAAACTAAGTGGGATgaacaaatatagatgggcaTATAACATTTTGAGAAGCACtctaaaaaaagtaaaatatcataaaagtaaggtaataagaaaaacagtgagCTTAAGTGCAGAAGAGCTAGgattttcattactgttttcctactttcctttttaattaagcTAAAATATTGCCACATCTACATCAATTCAACCAGTATTTTCTCAAACATGATTTCATCAGTAgttcatgtattttattttctgcttgtgaAATGTGAGTTTATTTCCTACTGAACTACAATCTAATTAAATTCTCTGCtttacttttggaaaaaaatattttcccttattttcacacataaatacatacatatgcataactacatttcaaataaataaaggacAATAAAATTGTTGATGGTACAGCCATACTTTTGATAGCTTGAAAAATGGACAGAATGTATACTTTTGGTCTCATCACtgctaaaatataaaacaatgacctgctaacttttttttttttttaaacaacaacaacaaaaaaaatctatcattGCTCTTTATTCAGCTCTACTATCAATTGTTTATGAATTCAGTATTCTAAGAAACTTTCctgtttcagttcagttcagCTCCTGTATCAGCAGCAGCTACAGGAACTGCAGAAAGCAATATTAGCTGAGAAAGATCCTACCTGACAGCTTGAACTTAAGGCACTGTCTGACATGCACTTTGATCATCAGCAAATTTTGATCTTCTTAGGTTTCTTCACAGTAAACTGGAGTTATAAATCTGCATTCTTATAAAACAGTCCCTTTCAGGATGTTACCATGTTGACCTGTGTTCCCTCTGATCATTTTAGTGGCCCTATTTTGAACTCTTCAAATTATCCATCTCTTTCATGTGCTGAGGGACTCCAAAATGGGACTTCCTTCTCCACAGGTGGCCTCACACATGCAAAGCAGAGGGGAATGGGTGCTTCCCTCAACCAGCTGGCTGGCTCTTGCTAACACAGGTGGATACGTGGTTATTCCTCTCCACTGCAGGGATACCCTGCTGGCTGATGTTCAGCTTTCCATACATCAGGACTCACACATCCCTTTCTGCAGAACTACTTCCCAGACTGTCAGTGCCAATCTGATTCATCACTTGTGCCAGAGCCATGACTTGGCATTTATCTTCATGACATTCCTGTGTATGAACCTTTTCTCCTATTCCAAAACTGCTGGCATCTGGAACTCCCCAGGATGTTCTCCTACATCACATCTTCCCAGTCACTGATGGAGATGTGAAGAAATGTTAGTCTCAGTATCAGTCCATGAAGAATGCCTCTTACAGCCAACTACCACCTAGACTCATATTGTTGAACGTACCTGTGAAAGCTTGATGGTCCagacaggtttctttttttttttttttttccactcacctATTAGTTTTTTCATCCAGTTTCTATCTTCCCAATTTGGCTACAAGGCTATAGTGTCAAGAATTGTTGAAGTCATTAAATGACATCCACCACTTTCCCCTGTGGTCAGTCATCTCATCACTATCACACCCACTCTGTGCCAGTCATCTCAGTGTGATGGTCAGGCATGACTTATTTTTGGTAAATCTGTGCAGTAACAAatcccttctttcccttcattttcttggaCATGGCTTCCAGGAAGATTTGCTCCATATTCTTCCCTTGGGCCTGAGGTGAAACTGACATTCCTCAGATCTTCCTTCTTGGCTTCTTGGCTTACTTGAAGATGgacactttatttatttatttatttattttctgtcactggGAAATTCCCCAATGAACTTGACCTGTCAAAGACGACAAGTAGTAATCTGGTAATGACATCAGCCACttccctcagcaccctccaCTGCATCCAGTCCCATGGACTTTGACGGGTTCAGCTTACTGAAGTACTCTGTAACCCGATTGTCCTCTGCTATGGGTAGCACCTCCCTTTTCCAAATTGAGCAActactttgtttctttaaaaaatattctttttcagagaaaaaaattctgTCTTCTTACAAGGTATTTTACTGAATGATCAAGAAAAACTCTTGTGTTATTTCTGCAAACATCTGTATGacaaaacagcagctgagaaaccCATTTAAATTTCCCTTATAATCTAAGAACAGGAAAGAGAACTCTCAGATGTTCTTTTTGTTCATCCTTTGGAAGTAATATCTCTCTTACATCTCAGTCAGTCTtaaataatatgtaaatataaaaatatttagttatatatatataataaatatggCTCAGACATTGTATGCATTGCAAATATCTAGAGTTTTTAGATGCATGCCATTCTgccctttaaaaacaaattattttttcttgagcCATCTATATTAATACAATTTTTGTTGACAGTTTGTTACCAAAAAGTCCAGAAAATATCAATATACCTCAATTTTCATGAGAAGCCATCTAGAGCTTGTGATATGACGCCTTTGTTCATGAGTTCAGATACTGGGATACCTTCTTCTGCCTTTTGGGCAACACTTCAAGTCTGTAAACAGTTTCATGTAGGATCCTGAAGAGACAGTGAGGTTTCACTGTTTTGAACTACATTTTATCTTATATTGCTTTCTGAGGTCGCAACTCCTCTCTGGATTCATTACCAAGTATACTCAGAAGACAAAACACCTCCCTTGGTATCGCAGCTGacaaagaacaatttaaattaatgaaagttattattttttaattttaaatgcacagAAGCAGTAAGTTGGTTAAGGGAGATACAGAGCAGTTTGAAGATGGCCGACTCCTCCAGCTGTCCTGTCCCAGGACTTTTTCTGCCCAGCCCCTGATGCCCAGCCTGGTGCCCGGACACCCTGAGCtctctgcccaggctgggcgatgtggctgctgctttccccttttCAGGTTCAGCTGGTAGCAAAGCTGAATGTTGTGCCACAGATCCACACAGAAACACCCAGACAGACACAGGACACTGACATGACAGGCCAGAATGGCTGCCCTAGTCAAGGGCTGccttcaacaacaaaaaggacTCTTGTAAATGTAGACACCAAGAGTCAAGACCCTTCCTCCTCTGGCTGGTAGAGATAGAAGTTCACTAGTGAAGGCACACACAGAGCACTCTCCAAGTTCACAAGTACACATGCATTTACAGATCTGTAAATGAGTACCTGGCACAGCCCCTCTGTCCACCCAGCACCCCTGCCCAGACCCCTGGGCCCCTTTACCCCTTTCACAGGTCACCTTTTGGTGGCCAGTCCCGCCTGAAGTTCACTGCAGATGCACACACTCACACAGCCGTCCCTCAGGCACACCATGTTCCTGAGTGCCAGCACAGACCCCTACCCAGACCCAAGGCCCCTCCTAATTGCTGGCTGGTCCAGCTTAAAGTTTGCTGgtgaatacacacacacagcccatGCATACCAGGTTGGGGATGATagtctgcctgcagcaggcacacaGGCTATGACCTGTGGCCCTGTTCCAGCCACTAGTGAGAAGTCCGTGCTCACACCAGTGGCCTGAGTAGCTGCTTTGGGAACAAACACCACTCCCGCCCCATGGCTGGGAGTAAAAGACTCACATTCACTCCAACTACTGACGCTAGGACCTCGGTCACTCCAGCAGCGGGCACCATAGGGCAAAGGTGCACCTTGTGTGGCTCCAGTTGCTGGTAGCCAGTCCACTCACGCTGGtccctcccagcagctggcactCCAGGCTCAAAGACTGTAGGACCCTTCCAATTCCTGATGTTAGGATCCCCACTTGCTCCAGCAGATGGCACCAATTCcacttgcacacacacacacaagtccAACCAGTGACTGCTGCTGAGACATCCTCACTCgctccagcagctggagtgCCTGTCCTTCCTTGACCTGACTGTACTTAGGGTCATGCAGAGTTTTTGTTACAGatgtataaatattaattagcTTTCTGGATAAACACTATAGTAAATGAAGTGATATAGACATTTCTGGCCCTGGTTAATTTGACCTATCTATGTGACAGCTAGATGTCACTGAGTTCTTGAATTAGGAACTCTGATGATATATATTACCCAGACATATAAACCAGACATATAAAATAGATCAGATGAACGACTTTCATAcagatttttctcactttcttcatTTGTAGTTGAGGAAGACCAGACAACTATCTTGGATATAGACATCCACACCACAGATATAAGAAATAAGAGTAATCTAGAATATAACATTAGCAAACAACTCGTCAATCCACTAATCCACTACAGAGTTTCATCTTATTATGAACTGAATTTTAGCTgtatcaaatgaaaaaaaaaaaaaaaaaaaaagacaagcaggCTGACGAGAAGATAtaacagaatcatggaatcatacaGTGgcccaggttggaagggagctcaaaaatcatctagtttcaacccaTTTGCCTTGGACAGGGAtgtgcaaatttgctgagggtgcagaCTTTGTTGTTTTGGTGGATGCTGAAATTCAGAATCTGGCATCACCTGCAGTAGCAGCTTCTATAAGTAGACCTCTCCGAATTTTGCAGTTTACTGAAATAACAGTGACTACATCTTGGTTCATCTCATGTTAGCTTCTTCTGCTATGATAAAACCTCATAAGTGTGCAGGGATCTTCAGAACTGTTGTTCATTCCACAGAAGATAAAGGGCAGGGTCAATCTCATGGCAAAGGCATACGAGCTACTGCACTTTCATCTACACTAGGCAGCCTTATGCAAATGGTGGCAAACACAGCTTGGGCAGAAGGGTATAGCTAACCCTGGATTTCTCCAGTGTAAATAAGTGCAGATACAAAGACTCCCTTTATATAGACATTCTCATTTCTTAGGTGTGATTCATCCCATCCTTAAgtagaaatctgaaataatctTCTCTAATAATAACATCCTTATTTCATTTGCTAAAATTTCTTTCATATAATCCAATATATTCTGTACATTGCTTTAGAATCCCACTCCTTCTGCTTATCTCCCCCTTCAACCATGTGTGTTTTGGGAATAATTATAGATGCCAGAATAGCATATTTTTCTAACAAAGTTTTAACCTGGGAAGATACAATTTGGGTTTTAGATGGGAGAGAAACTAATATACTATGAATGTGACaaatttctttctcacttttctgaaatgttttcctctgacAACAGAGACAAAAGTACTAATCAAGGTATAAATGGACAGCAAAATCAGAAATtgtttaactgaaatatttattgtggAATTTAACGGTCCTGCAATGTGAATTGATACTCCTATTTAACTTAAGAAATATGAATAGAACTGATGAGATAGAAAGCTGTAATTTTACTGTATGTGCTGGAAAATTGAAATCTACATCTTAAGAGTTCTTTTTTATTGGGGAGAAGGCTGTTTCCTGTTGAAATCTGGATATTGCGAAACTTTCTaaacaaggaaataataaataaataaataaataaaaggaagaagaagtaaagaagaagtaaagaaagatAATTGATGTCATGgaaaagttttagaaaaatatccATAATGATACGTCTTAGGTGGGCTGGTGAGGACTTTGGAGTAGCCCAAGCCTTTGCAATCAGGATAAAGATATCAGATGTGTAGTCAGAGACCAGGTTATCCTGTTTCCTGAAGATGGTCCCAAGGGAATTGCTAACAGTATGAGATAGATGGTTCTAGAAAACCGTGTCCTGTCTGCTTGGCCTAGCATGTTCATTAACAAGGCAGGAATGGTGTCCTTGGGGTAAGCTGGCTGTCTAGAAGCCAATGGAAAGTGTTCCTGGAGGATATTCAGATATCAGACACCCAACATCTTCTGGTGGAACATTGTTAGAATTTTAACAAAGACATGTGCAAGATCCTTCACCTGGGATAACATGACCAAAGAGCCCCGTACACCTTTTctgaaagggacctgggggtcctgatGGACAACAAGCTGTGTAcgagtcagcagtgtgctgctccagcagcaaaggcaaattagatcctgggctgcatccaaAGGGGCATTGCTTGCAGAGACAGAAATGCTGTCATTTCACTCAGCAATTGTCAGGCTGCACCGGGAGTACTGCATCTAGTTCTGGTTCCCACAATTCAGAAACAATGCAGACAGACTGAAGAAGATCCAAAAGGggaccatgaagatgatcagagggctggaaaaccaaccttccttccttccttccttccttccttccttccttccttccttccttccttccttccttccttccttccttccttccttccttccttccttccttccttccttccttccttccttcctccctccctccctccctccctccctccctccctccttccctctctttctccctccctctcttcctctcttcctccctccctcccttccttccttcctccctccctccctccctcccttcctttcttttctttctttccttcctccctccctccctccctccctcccttccgTCTCCCACCAGAGATTTAATACTGGCCTGAGATGTCTTTTCTGAACTGTCTGCAGATTCTGAGCTTTCTCAGCTAAGACATACTTATTGTCTGTAAAAGATGAGTTACAAATCAGCCTAACTTGAAATATTCCATCTTCCATTCTGTTTATGATTTGCAAGCTGTGCCTTtatagaatcgtagaatatcagagttggaagggacccacaagaattATTGAGTCCAACACCTGGTCCCCAAAGGgccatcaaaaaataaatagatcatgtgtctgagagcattgtccaaatatTTATAGAATTCTGGTAGGCTCTgggccatgaccactgccctggggagcctgttccattGCCCGACTGCCCTCTTGGTGAAGAGTATtctcctgatatccaacctgaacctcccctgtcattCTGTGGTGAAATAGATCAGATTTCACTTGTCTCAGAAGTTATTATTTGATGCATGCATCCCTAAGATTTGTGAATGCAGGCCCAAGGACATTGTGGACAGACATTTCTCCTTACTTCTAGACAGTGACAGAGGCCTGGAACTGCAGTTTTTGAGCACCCACATCATAACATGTATGCattttgctctgaaaacaaCACTCTCTAGTGGAGTGGAACTCATAACCTGGTCTcagacaaataaaatgtttacaaTGGCCCCTTGAAAGAGTCATTTCCAGAGGTGAATTGAACATCCCATTGGGGACCCATGTAGAATTGTCATGGCAGTTCATTGAGGAACATTGGGTGAGCTGGGCACCTCTGAGGTGGGTGGATCTGGGTGAGCAGTACTTCAGGGAATTGGTCAAGGCTTTGGGATGGGGTAGAGGATATGATGCAAAATGGGAGCTTAGTGGAGCTGGGTGGTAGGACTGGGACAACTGGGACCTGCAAGTTGTTATAGGGTAATACCACATCACCTGGAAGAAGATAGTCTAGCCATCCATTTCTGGAAAGCTAGGGGAATGGTCTGTGGCAAGTGGAAGTTTAGGGGTTGCAGGGGCAGTCTACAAAGCACCACTGAAATAGTGGGGTCTGGTGGGGTGGGAAACTGGTCTGGGGCAGGCAAAGCTCTATATGGAGAAGCTGGCTACCATCTCTGTGAGGCTGGACTGCTGGGGACCTGCAGGTTAGGCTAGAGGTGTAGCAGGAAAACTGAGTCTGAGGGCTCTGTTTCAGGACTGATCAGCAGTGTTTGAGGCTGAGGAGCATAGGGGAGGAGGGTAGTCCCACAGCTGGGACAGCAGTGATGTGTAGGCCAGACAGATACCAGCTGTGTGGGTGTAGGAGATGTGGGACAGGAGTCACAGTGATTGTAGTTGAAGAGGAGTATCATTGGGCCATACTGTGACAGGGAGGTCTGTCCCTTTCACAGACCCTTGGCtactttttcctgcagcagcagggcaagcAGGAAGAGACCTTTGCTCAGACACCTTTACTGTGCTGTCTTTGCACTCTCCAGGATTCTGGGAGTGCAGAGGCAATCTCCTCTTCATGCTCCATGCTgatcagaaagaaaactcagGCAGGCAAGGGCTGCAAAGGTTGAGCATCCTTGCTCCTTTCTTTTGGCAGGACACGTCACAGGGGCTGCttcatgaaagcattttttccttcctttctttgcctgtaagcatgctgtttttctgctctaATCAGCTCCT contains:
- the LOC116493519 gene encoding olfactory receptor 10A7-like codes for the protein MEADEELGLKNQTYFTLQGFSQLATLQVFLFEGILLMFLITMTGNFLIILVATTDPALHTPMYYFLKNLALIEICFTLNIVPKMLVDLLLERKVISFSACALQLYFVIFFVTSECFLLGAMAYDRYVAICHPLHYTTTMNRRVCLHMVIACWIAGIPLSVGLTGWLFSYPFCGSKEIKHFFCDIAPVLDLVCSDTYLFELLVFIATVLIVLIPFVLIAASYIQIIHAILQMPSSEGRRKAFFTCIAHLVVVTLFYCTTGLIHLKPKSRLLVKSRKLVALSYTVVTPMLNPIIYSLRNKEVKHALRKTFGKRQFSKMNLPR